One Chrysiogenia bacterium DNA segment encodes these proteins:
- a CDS encoding ferredoxin: MADKDEKYPENVPGPYYVDQECIDCNACNQTAPDFFTSPEEGGYSFVMKQPTTEEEIAICEEALEGCPVEAIGNDGAE; the protein is encoded by the coding sequence ATGGCCGACAAGGACGAAAAGTATCCCGAAAACGTTCCCGGACCCTACTACGTGGATCAGGAGTGCATTGACTGCAACGCCTGCAACCAGACGGCTCCGGACTTCTTCACCTCCCCGGAGGAGGGCGGTTACAGCTTCGTAATGAAGCAGCCGACCACCGAAGAAGAAATCGCCATCTGTGAGGAAGCCCTGGAGGGCTGCCCGGTCGAAGCCATCGGCAACGACGGCGCCGAGTAA
- a CDS encoding ferredoxin yields the protein MADSGNKYSENTGPGPYYVDKTCIDCHACNETAPEFFTSPDGGGYSFVFKQPTTPEEAEKCEEAMDGCPVEAIGNDGMPLPD from the coding sequence ATGGCTGATTCAGGCAACAAGTACAGCGAGAACACCGGGCCGGGTCCTTACTACGTCGACAAGACGTGTATCGACTGCCACGCGTGCAATGAAACGGCGCCGGAGTTTTTCACCAGCCCCGATGGCGGCGGTTACAGCTTCGTCTTCAAGCAGCCGACCACCCCCGAAGAAGCCGAGAAGTGCGAAGAGGCCATGGACGGTTGCCCGGTGGAAGCCATCGGCAACGACGGCATGCCGCTTCCCGACTGA
- the sfsA gene encoding DNA/RNA nuclease SfsA, protein MHRFDQPLHQGRLIKRYKRFLADIELSSGELITAHCANTGPMTGCAEPGSAVLLTKSDNPARKLQYSLELIKVGRTWVGINTARPNAIVEDAIVSGAVKELKGYEGLRREVKYGRGGKSRIDILLEDEKHGRCWVEVKNTTLLTEPGMARFPDAVTTRGQKHLQELTDMAKAGDRAVIFFLVNRADAARMGPADEIDPVYGKLLRKALKAGVEALAYQVKNTKRGAQITGRLPVVLD, encoded by the coding sequence ATGCACCGCTTCGACCAGCCCCTCCACCAGGGGCGGCTCATCAAGCGCTACAAGCGCTTTCTGGCCGATATTGAGCTGTCCTCGGGGGAGCTGATTACCGCCCATTGCGCCAACACCGGCCCCATGACCGGCTGCGCGGAGCCCGGCTCGGCCGTGCTGCTCACAAAGAGCGACAACCCCGCGCGCAAGCTCCAATACAGCCTGGAGCTCATCAAGGTGGGCCGCACCTGGGTGGGCATCAACACCGCGCGCCCCAATGCCATCGTTGAAGACGCCATTGTCTCGGGCGCCGTGAAGGAACTGAAAGGTTACGAAGGACTTCGCCGCGAGGTGAAGTACGGACGCGGCGGCAAGTCGCGCATCGACATCCTCCTCGAAGACGAAAAGCACGGGCGCTGCTGGGTGGAGGTGAAAAACACCACGCTGCTCACCGAGCCCGGCATGGCGCGCTTTCCCGACGCAGTCACGACGCGCGGGCAAAAGCATCTGCAGGAACTGACCGACATGGCAAAGGCCGGCGACCGGGCGGTGATCTTTTTTCTGGTGAACCGCGCCGACGCTGCGCGCATGGGCCCCGCAGACGAAATCGACCCCGTCTACGGCAAGCTGCTGCGAAAGGCGCTGAAAGCCGGGGTCGAAGCGCTCGCCTACCAGGTCAAAAACACCAAACGCGGCGCCCAGATCACCGGTCGCCTGCCGGTGGTTCTCGATTAA
- a CDS encoding thioredoxin domain-containing protein, translating into MSESKQNRSTGLPMFLAILAVLAIIDALVLTSTHAKLLSQPDFESFCNISAEVSCDSALASGYSKLLGVPVSLFALVAYALMLGLAMIDLKSKQSGDEKAVGAGNRIFALAGFNLAFSLYMAGASAFDLRVLCILCAGLYLIALTAIAVSFLNLPSGIGGFAQGLQSEIKDSLGSFGGSFMVQAGAVIAAAALVIVFNTSNPMGPPEGKEPHPAKAVAAADDSAAANDDEAKHALQLENLKKWIATLPEVTVGSAYHTPKGTVGAPIRIEEFADFQCPACGRAWELLSPIMKKHADKIEVYFHHFPLSSECNPGMQSNLHSHACGAARAAVCAEQQGKFWEYANQLFTNQRELSDEKYMEWAGQLGLDQAKFETCWKDPASLAPVSADIKEGVRIQVSSTPTIIINGRKFRGFDIFRPELFELMLELEGIK; encoded by the coding sequence ATGAGTGAATCCAAGCAGAACCGGTCCACCGGGCTTCCCATGTTCCTCGCTATCCTGGCGGTGCTGGCCATCATCGATGCCCTCGTCCTGACCAGCACCCACGCAAAGCTGCTGTCCCAGCCGGATTTTGAGAGTTTCTGCAACATCTCTGCCGAAGTGAGCTGCGACAGCGCGCTGGCCAGCGGTTACTCGAAGCTGCTGGGCGTTCCCGTCTCGCTCTTTGCGCTGGTCGCCTACGCCCTGATGCTCGGCCTGGCGATGATCGACCTGAAGTCCAAGCAGTCGGGCGATGAAAAGGCCGTTGGGGCCGGCAACCGGATCTTCGCGCTGGCGGGATTCAATCTGGCATTTTCGCTCTACATGGCGGGTGCCAGCGCCTTCGACCTGCGGGTGCTCTGCATCCTGTGCGCCGGGCTCTATCTGATCGCGCTCACCGCGATCGCCGTGTCCTTCCTCAACCTGCCCAGCGGAATCGGCGGCTTCGCCCAGGGACTCCAGAGCGAGATCAAGGATTCACTCGGAAGCTTCGGCGGTTCCTTCATGGTGCAGGCCGGCGCGGTGATCGCCGCTGCGGCGCTTGTCATCGTCTTCAACACGAGCAATCCGATGGGGCCGCCCGAGGGCAAGGAACCGCACCCGGCCAAAGCCGTGGCCGCAGCCGACGACTCCGCCGCCGCCAATGATGACGAAGCCAAGCATGCACTTCAGCTCGAGAACCTCAAGAAGTGGATCGCCACCCTTCCCGAAGTCACCGTCGGCAGCGCCTACCACACGCCCAAGGGCACGGTGGGCGCGCCCATCCGCATCGAGGAGTTCGCCGACTTCCAGTGCCCGGCCTGCGGCCGCGCCTGGGAGCTGCTCAGCCCGATCATGAAGAAGCACGCCGACAAGATCGAAGTCTACTTTCATCACTTCCCGCTGAGCAGTGAGTGCAACCCCGGGATGCAGAGTAACCTGCACTCCCACGCCTGCGGCGCCGCGCGCGCGGCTGTCTGCGCCGAGCAGCAGGGCAAGTTCTGGGAATACGCCAACCAGCTCTTCACCAACCAGCGCGAGCTCTCCGACGAGAAATACATGGAGTGGGCCGGACAACTGGGCCTCGACCAGGCGAAGTTCGAGACCTGCTGGAAGGACCCGGCCTCGCTCGCGCCGGTGAGCGCCGACATCAAGGAAGGCGTGCGCATCCAGGTTAGCTCCACGCCCACCATCATCATCAATGGGCGCAAGTTCCGCGGATTCGACATATTCCGCCCCGAGCTCTTCGAGCTGATGCTGGAGCTTGAAGGCATCAAGTAG
- the moaC gene encoding cyclic pyranopterin monophosphate synthase MoaC, with protein MAGDSNKRAKKSSLTHLDARGQARMVDVGEKAISARVAVASVRVRMKPETLKLATGGAKKGDVLAAARIAGIQAAKRTGELIPLCHPLPLDSVSIDITPVTKPALLRIEATARTTAKTGVEMEAMTAASVAALTIYDMCKAVDRAMVIENLQLEYKSGGKSGTFRRRGYDGNPE; from the coding sequence ATGGCCGGTGATTCAAACAAGCGCGCGAAGAAGTCGTCCCTCACGCATCTGGACGCGCGCGGGCAGGCCCGCATGGTGGACGTGGGTGAGAAAGCGATTTCTGCCCGCGTCGCGGTTGCATCCGTGCGCGTGCGGATGAAACCCGAGACACTCAAGCTGGCCACCGGCGGCGCGAAGAAGGGCGACGTGCTCGCCGCCGCGCGCATCGCCGGGATTCAGGCGGCCAAGCGCACGGGCGAGCTCATTCCGCTGTGCCATCCGTTGCCGCTCGATTCGGTAAGCATCGACATCACGCCGGTGACAAAGCCCGCCTTGCTGCGCATCGAGGCGACCGCGCGCACGACGGCAAAGACCGGCGTCGAGATGGAAGCCATGACGGCGGCGAGCGTCGCCGCGCTCACGATCTACGACATGTGCAAGGCCGTCGACCGGGCAATGGTGATCGAGAACCTGCAACTCGAATACAAGTCGGGTGGCAAGAGCGGTACGTTTCGGCGCCGCGGCTACGACGGCAATCCCGAATAA
- the ispE gene encoding 4-(cytidine 5'-diphospho)-2-C-methyl-D-erythritol kinase encodes MIIDKQSEERIELRAPAKVNLRLEVLGKRPDGFHEVRLFMVAIELFDKMVVERRESGIEISCPGIENGPGNLAWKAAELFFTETGVAGGARIEIEKDIPAQAGLGGGSSDAAATLDALDILYRTGLSEEKRRELAARLGSDIPFFIGTPRPAWALGRGEIIVPVEAELPEMWLVLIHPGIGVSTPVAYKALEAAPIAESALTALRAESMNTRLPGAPWEKNGGNFFLNDLEPPVFAHYPLIQDIKGMLQEAGAPLTLMSGSGSSVFGLFPEEGAARGVLNRARIPETYFRRVVRILRTVSGGTD; translated from the coding sequence GTGATCATCGACAAACAAAGCGAAGAGAGAATCGAGCTGCGCGCGCCGGCGAAGGTGAACCTGCGCCTGGAAGTGCTCGGCAAGCGTCCCGACGGATTCCACGAAGTGCGCCTGTTCATGGTGGCGATCGAGCTGTTCGACAAGATGGTCGTCGAGCGCCGCGAGAGCGGAATCGAGATTTCATGTCCGGGAATCGAGAACGGCCCGGGCAACCTGGCGTGGAAGGCCGCCGAGCTCTTTTTCACCGAGACCGGCGTCGCCGGCGGCGCCCGCATCGAGATCGAAAAGGACATCCCGGCACAGGCGGGCCTGGGCGGCGGTTCGAGCGACGCGGCCGCCACGCTCGATGCGCTGGACATCCTCTACAGAACCGGGCTCAGCGAGGAAAAACGCCGGGAACTGGCAGCCCGCCTGGGCTCGGACATCCCGTTTTTCATCGGGACCCCGCGCCCGGCCTGGGCCCTGGGCCGCGGAGAGATCATCGTCCCGGTGGAGGCAGAGCTGCCCGAGATGTGGCTGGTGCTCATCCACCCGGGAATCGGCGTCTCGACGCCGGTGGCCTATAAAGCGCTGGAGGCTGCCCCCATCGCAGAATCGGCGTTGACCGCCCTGAGGGCGGAGTCTATGAATACGCGCCTTCCAGGGGCTCCCTGGGAGAAAAACGGGGGAAATTTTTTCCTCAATGATTTGGAGCCGCCTGTCTTTGCTCACTATCCTTTGATTCAAGACATCAAGGGAATGCTGCAGGAGGCAGGCGCACCGCTGACGCTGATGAGCGGAAGCGGATCAAGTGTGTTCGGACTGTTCCCTGAAGAGGGGGCCGCGCGAGGGGTACTCAATCGAGCGCGGATCCCGGAAACCTACTTCAGGAGAGTGGTTCGGATACTACGGACTGTTTCCGGCGGCACTGACTAG
- the spoVG gene encoding septation regulator SpoVG: MQVTNVKVFPVDEDRLKAYVTIVFDDCFVVHDAKVINGPSGLFVAMPSKRTKNGTYRDTVHPLNQETREMIEQRVLEKYREDVGNPPPLGGPPTPPTGT, translated from the coding sequence ATGCAAGTGACCAACGTGAAGGTCTTTCCGGTGGATGAAGATCGCCTGAAAGCCTACGTCACCATTGTGTTTGACGACTGTTTCGTCGTGCATGACGCAAAGGTGATCAACGGTCCCAGTGGTTTGTTCGTGGCCATGCCCAGCAAACGCACGAAAAACGGGACCTATCGCGACACGGTTCATCCGCTGAACCAGGAAACGCGAGAAATGATTGAGCAGCGGGTTCTGGAGAAATACCGCGAGGATGTCGGAAATCCCCCGCCACTGGGAGGTCCGCCGACGCCCCCGACCGGGACTTGA
- a CDS encoding ribose-phosphate pyrophosphokinase — protein MQVSKLKIFSGNANQALAHSICKYLGIPLGRTNIKRFSDGEIFVEIDENVRGMDVFIVQPTCPPVSDTLVELLIMMDAFKRASAETITVVIPYYGYARQDRKVQPRTPISSKLVADLLQTAGATRAVCMDLHAGQIQGFFDIPVDNLFATPVIIQYLQSQELDNLTVVSPDAGGAERARAFGKRLNAPFAMIDKRRPKANVAEVMHVIGDVDGRDCVIVDDMIDTAGTLTQAALALVEKGARSVRACATHGILSGPAIERINESKLTEVIVTDTIPHGEKTETCPKLKVLSTAELLGEAIRRIYYGESVSSLFV, from the coding sequence ATGCAGGTCAGTAAGCTCAAGATCTTTAGCGGCAACGCCAATCAGGCGTTGGCGCACTCCATCTGCAAATATCTGGGCATTCCGCTCGGTCGCACCAATATCAAGCGTTTCTCCGACGGTGAGATTTTCGTTGAGATCGACGAGAACGTGCGCGGTATGGACGTCTTTATCGTGCAGCCCACGTGCCCGCCGGTCAGCGACACGCTGGTGGAACTGCTGATCATGATGGACGCGTTCAAGCGCGCCTCGGCGGAGACCATCACCGTGGTGATCCCTTACTACGGCTACGCGCGCCAGGACCGCAAGGTGCAGCCGCGCACGCCTATCAGCTCCAAGCTGGTGGCCGACCTGCTCCAGACCGCCGGCGCCACGCGCGCGGTCTGCATGGACCTGCACGCCGGGCAGATCCAGGGTTTCTTCGACATTCCCGTGGACAATCTCTTCGCCACGCCGGTGATCATTCAGTATCTGCAGAGCCAGGAACTCGACAACCTGACGGTGGTCTCGCCCGATGCCGGCGGCGCCGAGCGCGCCCGCGCCTTCGGCAAGCGCCTCAACGCACCCTTCGCCATGATCGACAAACGCCGCCCGAAGGCCAACGTGGCCGAGGTCATGCACGTCATCGGTGACGTGGACGGGCGCGACTGCGTGATCGTCGACGACATGATTGATACGGCCGGAACCCTCACCCAGGCGGCCCTGGCCCTGGTGGAGAAGGGGGCCCGCTCGGTGCGTGCCTGCGCCACCCACGGCATCCTCTCGGGCCCTGCGATCGAGCGTATCAACGAATCGAAGCTCACCGAGGTGATCGTGACCGACACGATTCCCCACGGAGAGAAGACGGAAACCTGCCCCAAGCTCAAGGTGCTCTCCACGGCGGAGCTGCTGGGTGAGGCAATTCGACGCATTTATTACGGTGAATCTGTCAGTTCGCTTTTTGTTTAG
- a CDS encoding 50S ribosomal protein L25/general stress protein Ctc yields the protein MAEQLAVEIRTETGKGPARRLRMAGKIPGVFYGRNEATVMFAVDPKALRKALSGKTGLNTLISLKSSDSALEGKLALLHDVCRDPASRELKHVDLLSIDPKREVTVKVPVHVHGRSKGVVAGGILDQIRHELEVRCLPGDIPSEIQVDVTELDTGESIHVSDVALPSGVTAVDEDRFTIVTIVPPKGMSLSKEEEAAEAAAAEGEGAAATGEAKE from the coding sequence ATGGCTGAGCAGTTGGCTGTAGAAATTCGTACCGAAACCGGCAAGGGCCCGGCGCGTCGCCTGCGCATGGCGGGCAAGATTCCCGGTGTCTTTTACGGACGCAATGAAGCAACGGTGATGTTCGCCGTCGATCCCAAGGCGCTGCGCAAGGCGCTCTCGGGCAAGACCGGCCTGAACACGCTGATCTCGCTCAAGTCGAGCGACTCCGCGCTCGAAGGCAAGCTGGCACTGCTTCACGACGTCTGTCGTGACCCGGCCAGCCGCGAGCTCAAGCACGTCGACTTGCTCTCGATTGATCCCAAGCGCGAAGTGACGGTGAAGGTGCCCGTGCATGTGCATGGTCGCTCGAAGGGCGTGGTTGCCGGTGGCATCCTCGACCAGATTCGTCACGAACTCGAAGTGCGCTGTCTTCCCGGCGACATCCCCTCTGAAATTCAGGTTGATGTCACCGAACTCGATACGGGCGAGTCGATCCACGTCTCCGACGTCGCGCTGCCTTCGGGTGTGACGGCCGTGGACGAGGACCGCTTCACCATCGTGACGATTGTTCCGCCCAAGGGCATGTCGCTCTCCAAGGAAGAGGAAGCAGCCGAAGCCGCCGCCGCCGAAGGCGAAGGCGCGGCCGCAACCGGAGAGGCGAAGGAGTAA
- the pth gene encoding aminoacyl-tRNA hydrolase, whose product MAAPFRLVVGLGNPGAEYRATRHNAGFWVVEGLARIWGAELRPGKWNAHEALAAPAGLGRVMLLEPQTYMNESGRSLAPLARFYKLAPEDVIVIHDELDLPPGRLRIKQGGGHGGHNGLRSIIDQWGEKNFYRVRVGVGRPPRTSDVVKYVLGQPSKAQWNKLDQAVIRATEAVERLLRDGLNATQQDFNRNDQSGDLPN is encoded by the coding sequence ATGGCGGCTCCATTTCGGCTGGTTGTCGGGCTGGGAAATCCCGGTGCCGAGTATCGCGCCACCCGGCACAACGCCGGGTTCTGGGTTGTCGAGGGGCTCGCTCGAATCTGGGGCGCGGAGCTGCGCCCGGGCAAGTGGAACGCCCACGAAGCGCTCGCAGCGCCCGCCGGCCTGGGCCGCGTGATGCTGCTGGAGCCCCAGACCTACATGAACGAAAGCGGGCGGAGCCTCGCTCCGCTCGCACGGTTTTACAAGCTTGCGCCTGAAGACGTCATCGTGATACACGATGAGCTCGATTTGCCCCCCGGGCGCCTGCGGATCAAGCAGGGTGGGGGCCACGGCGGCCACAACGGCCTCCGATCGATCATCGATCAATGGGGAGAGAAAAACTTCTACCGGGTTCGCGTCGGAGTCGGTAGACCGCCACGTACCAGCGACGTTGTGAAATACGTTCTGGGGCAACCGAGCAAGGCACAGTGGAACAAGCTCGATCAGGCGGTCATCAGGGCAACCGAAGCGGTCGAGAGACTCTTGCGCGATGGGCTCAACGCAACGCAGCAAGACTTTAACCGCAACGACCAATCCGGGGATCTTCCCAACTAG
- a CDS encoding sodium-translocating pyrophosphatase, whose protein sequence is MVPAAGVLALGFAFVKTNWVNKQDAGDEKMVRIAGHIREGAMAFLAREYKSLAIFVVAVAILLGVANQGTEKLTAVSFIVGALCSGLAGFFGMRVATAANVRTSAAARTGLVKALDVAFAGGTVMGMCVVGLGVLGLSLLFIIFGNQFLETNMGNAKAYEESLFHVLQIVSGFSLGASSIALFARVGGGIYTKAADVGADLVGKVEAGIPEDDPRNPAVIADNVGDNVGDVAGMGADLFESYVGAIVGSMVLAAAYIHDNTTGLSGAALSAEIFQAATLPLILAAVGIVISILGTFFVRTSEGGNPQTALNTGTFGAGAAMAAATFGVAKWWLPDHYVAISIATVAGLVGGTLVGIITEYYTGTGKAPVDQIAKDSETGSATNIISGLGVGMKSTALPTIVIGATILIANHYAGLYGIGIAALGMLVTTGIQLAVDAYGPIADNAGGISEMAGLPPEVRERTDKLDAVGNTTAAIGKGFAIGSAALTALALFSAYRTTVGLDNIDVSNPSVLVGLLVGAMLPFLFSSMAMKAVGDAAFDMIIEVRRQFREIPGLMEGKADADYAKCVDISTAAAIKRMVAPGVLAVAAPVIFGFLSTEALGGLLVGTLSSGVMLAIFMSNAGGAWDNAKKTIEGGAHGGKGSEAHKAAVTGDTVGDPFKDTAGPSLNILIKLMSVVSLVIAPLLV, encoded by the coding sequence ATGGTACCCGCTGCGGGCGTTCTGGCCCTGGGCTTCGCATTCGTGAAGACCAACTGGGTGAACAAGCAGGACGCCGGTGACGAGAAGATGGTCCGGATTGCCGGCCACATTCGCGAGGGCGCAATGGCGTTCCTTGCGCGTGAATACAAGTCGCTTGCGATCTTCGTGGTCGCCGTCGCCATTCTCCTGGGCGTCGCCAATCAGGGCACCGAGAAGCTCACGGCCGTGAGCTTCATCGTCGGCGCCCTCTGTTCCGGCCTGGCCGGTTTCTTCGGCATGCGCGTGGCCACCGCAGCCAACGTGCGCACCTCCGCCGCGGCCCGCACGGGCCTGGTGAAGGCCCTCGACGTCGCCTTCGCCGGCGGCACGGTCATGGGCATGTGCGTGGTCGGCCTCGGCGTGCTGGGCCTCTCGCTTCTGTTCATCATCTTCGGCAACCAGTTCCTCGAGACCAACATGGGCAACGCCAAGGCCTATGAAGAGTCGCTCTTCCACGTGCTGCAGATCGTCTCGGGCTTCTCGCTGGGTGCTTCGAGCATCGCGCTCTTCGCCCGCGTGGGCGGCGGCATCTACACCAAGGCCGCCGACGTCGGCGCCGACCTTGTGGGCAAGGTCGAAGCCGGCATCCCCGAGGATGATCCGCGCAACCCCGCCGTCATCGCCGACAACGTCGGTGACAACGTGGGCGATGTGGCCGGCATGGGCGCCGACCTGTTCGAGTCCTATGTGGGCGCGATCGTCGGCTCCATGGTTCTCGCCGCGGCCTATATCCATGACAACACCACGGGCCTTTCGGGCGCCGCACTCTCGGCCGAGATCTTCCAGGCCGCGACGCTGCCGCTCATCCTGGCTGCGGTGGGCATCGTGATTTCGATTCTCGGCACCTTCTTCGTTCGCACGAGCGAGGGTGGCAACCCGCAGACCGCGCTCAACACCGGCACCTTCGGCGCCGGCGCCGCAATGGCGGCCGCGACCTTCGGCGTGGCCAAGTGGTGGCTGCCCGATCACTACGTCGCGATTTCGATCGCGACGGTTGCCGGCCTCGTCGGCGGCACCCTGGTGGGCATCATCACCGAGTACTACACCGGCACGGGCAAGGCCCCGGTCGATCAGATCGCCAAGGACTCCGAGACCGGCAGCGCGACGAACATCATCTCCGGCCTGGGTGTCGGCATGAAGAGCACCGCGCTTCCGACCATCGTCATCGGCGCGACGATCCTCATCGCCAACCACTACGCGGGTCTCTACGGCATCGGCATCGCCGCCCTCGGCATGCTGGTCACCACGGGCATTCAGCTCGCGGTGGACGCCTACGGCCCCATCGCCGACAACGCCGGCGGCATCTCCGAGATGGCCGGTCTTCCCCCCGAGGTCCGCGAGCGCACCGACAAGCTCGACGCCGTGGGCAACACCACTGCCGCCATCGGCAAGGGCTTTGCCATCGGTTCGGCCGCGCTCACCGCGCTGGCCCTCTTCAGCGCCTACCGCACCACGGTCGGCCTGGACAACATCGACGTCTCGAATCCGTCGGTGCTCGTCGGCCTGCTCGTTGGCGCGATGCTTCCGTTCCTGTTCAGCTCCATGGCCATGAAGGCCGTGGGCGATGCCGCGTTCGACATGATCATCGAAGTGCGCCGCCAGTTCCGTGAGATTCCGGGCCTGATGGAAGGCAAGGCCGATGCTGACTACGCCAAGTGCGTGGACATCTCGACCGCCGCCGCCATCAAGCGCATGGTCGCCCCGGGCGTCCTGGCCGTTGCGGCTCCGGTGATTTTCGGCTTCCTGAGCACCGAGGCCCTGGGCGGCCTGCTCGTCGGCACGCTCTCCTCGGGCGTCATGCTCGCGATCTTCATGAGCAACGCCGGTGGTGCCTGGGACAACGCCAAGAAGACCATCGAGGGCGGCGCTCACGGCGGCAAGGGCTCCGAGGCTCACAAGGCTGCGGTGACCGGTGATACCGTCGGCGATCCGTTCAAGGACACGGCCGGCCCCTCGCTCAACATTCTCATCAAGCTGATGAGCGTGGTGAGCCTGGTGATTGCCCCGCTGCTCGTCTAG
- the ychF gene encoding redox-regulated ATPase YchF: MGFNCGIVGLPNVGKSTIFNALTAAGAQAENYPFCTIEPNTGMVIVPDARLDKIASMVKPLKVVPTTMEFVDIAGLVKGASKGEGLGNQFLSHIRSTDAICHVVRCFEDPNVVHVEGSVDPKRDIEVIRTELILADLESISKRADKAQKMAKSGNAQLKAESEFLNGLMAHLDAGDPAITYAVPEAMQQFFRDCFLITAKKVLYVANVDEAALANGNEHTQTVEAIAKAEGAEVVRICGKIEGELSELDAEEQQAFLEDLGLEEPGLNRLIFAGYTLLGLISYFTAGEKEARAWTITRGMSAPQAAGKIHTDFEKGFIRAEVIAYDDFIACGGEAGAKEKGKLRVEGKEYIVQDGDVMHFRFNV, translated from the coding sequence ATGGGATTCAATTGCGGCATCGTCGGTCTGCCCAACGTGGGCAAGTCCACCATCTTCAACGCGCTCACGGCGGCCGGTGCGCAGGCCGAGAACTATCCGTTCTGCACCATCGAGCCCAACACCGGGATGGTGATTGTGCCGGACGCGCGCCTCGACAAGATCGCGAGCATGGTCAAGCCGCTCAAGGTGGTTCCCACCACGATGGAATTCGTGGACATCGCGGGTCTTGTGAAGGGTGCGAGCAAGGGCGAGGGCCTGGGCAATCAGTTCCTCTCGCACATCCGCAGCACCGATGCGATCTGCCACGTGGTGCGCTGCTTCGAGGATCCCAACGTCGTGCACGTCGAGGGCTCGGTCGACCCCAAGCGTGACATCGAGGTGATTCGCACGGAGCTGATCCTCGCCGATCTCGAGAGCATTTCGAAGCGTGCCGACAAGGCACAGAAGATGGCCAAGTCCGGCAACGCGCAGCTCAAGGCGGAGTCGGAGTTTCTCAATGGGCTCATGGCCCATCTCGATGCCGGCGATCCGGCCATCACCTATGCCGTGCCCGAGGCGATGCAACAGTTCTTCCGCGACTGCTTTCTGATTACGGCCAAGAAAGTGCTCTACGTTGCCAACGTCGACGAAGCCGCCCTGGCCAATGGCAACGAACACACACAGACCGTCGAAGCCATCGCCAAGGCCGAAGGCGCCGAGGTCGTGCGCATCTGCGGCAAGATCGAGGGAGAGCTCAGCGAACTCGACGCCGAAGAGCAGCAGGCCTTTCTCGAAGACCTGGGGCTTGAAGAGCCGGGCCTCAACCGCCTGATCTTCGCCGGCTACACCCTGCTGGGGCTAATCAGCTACTTCACCGCGGGCGAAAAAGAGGCCCGCGCCTGGACCATCACCCGCGGAATGAGCGCCCCGCAGGCGGCCGGCAAGATCCACACCGACTTTGAAAAGGGATTTATCCGCGCCGAGGTCATTGCCTATGACGACTTCATCGCCTGCGGCGGAGAGGCCGGAGCCAAGGAAAAGGGCAAGCTGCGCGTCGAGGGCAAGGAATACATTGTCCAGGACGGCGACGTGATGCATTTCCGGTTCAACGTCTAG